A window from uncultured Desulfobacter sp. encodes these proteins:
- a CDS encoding DUF4157 domain-containing protein codes for MKLATQQLKGDQKTREKPVIKHDDSYTHKMVNTDTNPGVPFFLRPVSTSFPNLHIQKTSNFTKKINDTQIVPKLTVGAADGEYERQANQVANIVMRMPESVNSPVGTGRKNYLDAIQTNYTCANVLSSGGGSPIPQYIRSKLEHTLGTDLSHVRVHSDKRANTAARALQAQAFAHKNNIYLAKGQCSDDLGLMAHESTHVVQQSKTALHRYAPEDVLNSSITEGFALSLGDEDLRLAYGLTMSALASSSSNSPEHDALSGNRTILAAEGAARGIDLSEHSELSEDMMETQDSIPIIYEAEEITSFDMEGDVGISDATGGRPDIPELTIPSNPGIISQDDPGSSNLFGVSTFGTSSGMSSHMLSMGEHVAMGTDGRAMTMFGNQTGRGAFTPTLRGMTSRSYWGSFMPRPRTTELDRIVNQVPRDLDPYYATVRRGLPSPGSGRDIRLVANVTDDQLATIPRLIRQYNAGTISRAERNMLIELARYHANGTPRSSPLVSYMIPDSPAPNVGVRLFRVRIRVPTTQAFNHLFENAEEFEFLLSMDHEGQVTQVSPGSQPMTSSTASRTTQFLARHGNKIRWAGRIVIVASAAYGGYRVATASEDQRGRVAGEELGGLAMGAAGTALAGAGCVALGIATGGLALFACGLVGGVALGALGRYAGGEIGDTIQHNAMAPARWVIDHAVSAWTDPMIESGDPVRRADGIAIRRVVYQDDSMSLMYLMNRMCGGCLSMP; via the coding sequence ATGAAACTGGCAACCCAACAATTAAAAGGGGATCAGAAGACCCGGGAAAAGCCGGTAATCAAACATGATGACTCATATACCCACAAAATGGTCAATACCGACACCAATCCAGGTGTACCCTTTTTTCTTAGGCCTGTGTCAACATCATTTCCAAATCTGCATATACAAAAAACCTCTAATTTCACAAAAAAAATCAATGACACACAAATTGTTCCGAAACTAACGGTGGGTGCCGCTGACGGTGAATATGAGCGGCAAGCAAATCAAGTTGCCAATATTGTAATGCGTATGCCCGAAAGCGTTAATTCTCCAGTTGGAACTGGAAGAAAAAATTACCTTGACGCCATTCAAACTAATTATACATGCGCCAACGTTCTGTCTTCGGGCGGCGGCTCACCAATACCCCAATATATTCGTTCCAAACTTGAACACACTTTGGGAACGGATTTAAGCCATGTAAGAGTCCATTCAGACAAAAGAGCCAATACGGCAGCAAGGGCATTACAAGCCCAGGCCTTTGCACACAAGAACAATATATATTTAGCAAAGGGGCAGTGTTCAGACGATCTTGGACTTATGGCACATGAATCCACCCACGTTGTTCAACAAAGCAAGACAGCCCTGCACCGGTATGCCCCAGAAGATGTTTTAAATTCATCTATTACAGAAGGATTCGCCCTATCTTTGGGCGATGAAGATCTCCGTTTAGCATATGGCCTTACCATGTCGGCATTGGCTTCATCATCTTCAAACAGCCCGGAACATGATGCACTGAGCGGCAACCGGACAATTCTTGCCGCCGAGGGCGCTGCACGTGGTATTGATTTGTCTGAACACAGTGAATTATCTGAAGATATGATGGAGACCCAGGACAGCATACCGATTATCTATGAGGCTGAAGAAATTACATCATTTGACATGGAAGGTGATGTCGGAATATCTGACGCTACAGGGGGGCGGCCTGACATACCCGAACTTACTATCCCATCAAATCCCGGTATTATTTCCCAGGATGATCCAGGCAGTTCTAATCTCTTTGGTGTTTCTACCTTTGGAACGTCATCAGGCATGAGCAGCCATATGCTATCAATGGGTGAACATGTTGCCATGGGTACAGATGGCCGTGCCATGACCATGTTCGGCAATCAGACGGGCCGAGGTGCTTTCACACCGACGTTGAGGGGAATGACATCCCGTTCTTACTGGGGCAGCTTTATGCCCCGGCCCAGAACAACCGAACTTGATAGAATCGTAAATCAGGTTCCTCGTGATTTGGATCCTTATTACGCAACGGTTCGCAGGGGCCTCCCATCACCAGGCAGCGGCCGTGACATCCGTTTGGTGGCGAATGTTACGGATGATCAACTTGCGACTATTCCCAGATTGATTCGGCAATATAATGCCGGGACAATCTCAAGGGCAGAAAGAAATATGTTGATAGAATTGGCCAGATACCACGCAAACGGTACTCCTCGATCCTCTCCACTTGTCTCCTATATGATCCCGGATTCGCCGGCTCCAAACGTGGGTGTAAGGCTTTTCCGGGTTCGAATACGCGTCCCAACAACCCAGGCCTTTAATCATTTATTCGAAAATGCAGAAGAATTTGAATTTTTATTGTCTATGGACCATGAGGGACAAGTAACACAGGTTTCACCCGGATCTCAACCCATGACTTCATCAACGGCAAGCCGAACAACTCAATTTCTGGCCCGTCACGGAAACAAAATTCGATGGGCAGGCCGGATTGTCATAGTGGCTTCGGCGGCTTATGGCGGATATAGGGTGGCCACGGCCTCCGAAGACCAGCGTGGTCGAGTTGCAGGAGAAGAGTTGGGTGGATTGGCAATGGGTGCAGCCGGCACAGCATTAGCCGGTGCTGGTTGCGTTGCGTTAGGCATCGCCACAGGCGGCCTTGCTCTATTTGCATGCGGCCTTGTGGGTGGGGTGGCTTTAGGTGCTTTAGGGCGATATGCAGGCGGTGAAATCGGTGATACCATTCAGCACAATGCAATGGCTCCGGCAAGATGGGTTATTGACCATGCAGTGAGCGCCTGGACCGATCCTATGATTGAGTCGGGTGATCCTGTTCGTCGTGCCGATGGGATAGCGATACGCAGGGTAGTTTATCAAGATGATTCCATGTCCCTAATGTACCTGATGAATCGTATGTGCGGCGGTTGTCTTTCCATGCCATGA
- the potC gene encoding spermidine/putrescine ABC transporter permease PotC, translating into MLRFFYFAGIFFYLYLPIGVLIVNAFNLNKYGMKWAGFTFKWFTAMLENHSLMEAARHSMVIALCAATLATAIGALAAIGLNRYRFLGRKVFKGTSMTLMMAPDIILAIAFLVLFVTLGVRLGFWSLLFSHITFCLPYAIMTITGRLQDFDPNILDAARDLGASEKNILTRVILPMMRPALISSWLLAFTLSLDDVIISSFVTGPSYDVLPLKIFSMVKVGVKPEVNALAALLVLLSLALVIVSQLMLKEKKIA; encoded by the coding sequence ATGTTAAGGTTCTTTTACTTTGCAGGCATATTTTTCTATCTCTATCTGCCCATCGGCGTATTGATAGTCAATGCTTTCAATCTGAATAAATACGGCATGAAATGGGCCGGATTTACCTTCAAATGGTTCACGGCCATGCTGGAAAACCACTCCCTGATGGAAGCGGCCCGGCATTCCATGGTCATTGCCCTGTGCGCGGCCACCCTGGCCACAGCGATCGGCGCCCTGGCCGCCATCGGACTGAACCGTTACCGTTTTTTAGGACGAAAGGTATTTAAGGGCACAAGCATGACCCTGATGATGGCACCCGACATTATTTTGGCCATTGCCTTTCTTGTCCTTTTCGTTACCCTGGGTGTCAGACTGGGTTTTTGGTCCCTGCTGTTTTCCCACATCACCTTCTGCCTGCCCTATGCCATCATGACCATCACGGGCCGCCTCCAGGACTTTGACCCCAATATCCTTGATGCAGCCAGGGATTTGGGGGCATCGGAAAAAAACATACTCACCCGGGTGATTCTGCCGATGATGCGGCCGGCTCTGATTTCAAGCTGGCTTCTGGCCTTTACCCTCTCCCTTGATGATGTCATCATCAGTTCATTTGTTACAGGCCCAAGTTACGACGTTCTGCCGTTGAAAATTTTTTCAATGGTTAAAGTGGGAGTCAAACCCGAAGTCAATGCGCTTGCCGCACTTCTGGTCCTGCTCTCCCTTGCATTGGTTATTGTCAGCCAATTAATGTTAAAGGAGAAAAAAATCGCATGA
- the potA gene encoding spermidine/putrescine ABC transporter ATP-binding protein PotA has product MESVLSIGGLGKSFSGQPILQNFDLDVKTSEFITLLGPSGCGKTTLLRIIAGFEKPDTGTILLDGKDLLALPAEKRKVNTVFQSYALFPHLTVFNNVAFGLKIQKIQGRELQTRVMEALEQVKMTEFAQRYPHQLSGGQQQRVAMARAIVNRPRVLLLDEPLSALDARLRREMQLELKKLQREIGISFIFVTHDQEEALSMSDRILVMQEGKIAQLGTPRQVYEEPENLYVARFIGDINFFPGQISKTFDTDQVEVSIFGQQIKAQTERQFQPGDKVVLLLRPEDLRLYEQPPKEIKTFAGSIVERSYRGSTLDTLVRLDDGLLLTACEFFDEDDPDFDYSVGERVYISWVKGWEVVLPDEES; this is encoded by the coding sequence GTGGAATCGGTTCTTTCCATTGGCGGACTGGGAAAGTCTTTTTCCGGTCAGCCGATTCTGCAAAATTTTGACCTCGATGTCAAAACAAGTGAGTTTATAACGCTTCTTGGACCTTCGGGATGCGGAAAAACAACGCTTTTGCGTATCATTGCAGGGTTTGAAAAGCCGGACACCGGCACCATCCTTCTTGACGGGAAAGACCTGCTTGCCCTGCCGGCTGAAAAACGCAAGGTCAACACTGTTTTCCAAAGCTACGCCCTTTTTCCCCATCTCACGGTGTTCAATAATGTTGCCTTTGGCCTGAAAATTCAAAAAATCCAAGGCCGGGAACTTCAGACCCGGGTGATGGAGGCCCTTGAGCAAGTCAAAATGACAGAATTTGCCCAGCGCTATCCCCACCAGCTTTCCGGCGGCCAACAGCAGCGGGTGGCCATGGCCCGGGCCATTGTCAACCGACCCAGGGTTCTTCTGCTGGACGAGCCCCTGTCTGCCCTGGACGCAAGGCTGCGCAGGGAAATGCAGCTGGAACTGAAGAAACTGCAGCGGGAGATCGGTATCTCCTTTATCTTTGTGACCCATGACCAGGAAGAGGCCCTGTCCATGTCCGACAGAATTCTGGTGATGCAGGAAGGCAAAATTGCCCAGCTTGGGACCCCCCGCCAGGTATACGAGGAACCGGAAAACCTCTATGTTGCCAGATTCATCGGCGACATCAATTTTTTTCCGGGACAGATCAGCAAAACCTTTGACACCGACCAGGTGGAAGTCAGCATCTTCGGCCAGCAGATCAAAGCCCAGACCGAGCGGCAATTCCAACCAGGAGACAAGGTAGTACTGCTGCTGAGACCCGAGGATTTAAGGCTGTATGAGCAGCCGCCCAAGGAGATAAAAACCTTTGCCGGCAGCATTGTTGAACGCAGTTACCGGGGCTCTACTCTGGATACACTGGTTCGGCTTGATGACGGCCTGTTACTGACAGCCTGCGAGTTTTTTGACGAGGACGACCCGGATTTTGACTATAGTGTTGGCGAACGGGTATACATTAGCTGGGTTAAGGGCTGGGAGGTTGTTCTGCCTGATGAAGAGTCCTGA
- a CDS encoding extracellular solute-binding protein, with translation MKLLFKPFIILSLLLFAALQVQAAEKIYVYNWTEYLPESAIEQFTKETGIEVVYTTYDSNETMYAKLKLIQTDGYDVAVPSTYFVSKMGREGMLIKLDHSLLPNMKDLDPELLNKNYDPHNNYSIPYLWGSTGIAVNTDEIDKDQITSWKDLWKPEFKAKLLLQDDLREVFHMALRLKGFSGNTTDPKEIEQAYLLLKELMPNVLLFNSDSPRLPFLAGEVSIGMIWNGEAWMAEQENPAIQYVYPKEGASFWVDSFVIPKGARNPKGAHQFINFMMKPEVAKACVEEYGYPTPVKPAVALLDSKIQSNRTIFPGSGIIKQGEFQNDVGPAIEIYQRYWEKLRTGD, from the coding sequence ATGAAACTTTTATTTAAACCATTTATTATTCTTTCTTTACTGCTGTTTGCCGCACTTCAAGTCCAGGCCGCAGAAAAAATTTATGTGTATAACTGGACGGAATATCTGCCCGAATCGGCAATCGAACAATTCACTAAAGAGACAGGCATTGAAGTGGTTTACACCACCTATGACAGCAATGAGACCATGTATGCCAAACTCAAGCTGATCCAAACAGATGGATATGACGTGGCTGTTCCCTCAACCTATTTTGTTTCAAAGATGGGCAGGGAAGGTATGCTCATAAAACTGGACCATAGCCTTTTACCCAACATGAAGGATCTTGACCCCGAACTGTTAAACAAAAATTATGATCCGCACAACAACTACTCCATACCCTATTTATGGGGGTCCACCGGCATTGCCGTGAACACCGATGAAATTGACAAAGATCAGATCACATCATGGAAGGATTTATGGAAACCTGAATTTAAAGCTAAGTTGCTGCTCCAGGACGATCTGAGGGAAGTCTTTCACATGGCCCTGCGTCTCAAGGGATTTTCCGGCAATACCACGGACCCCAAGGAGATTGAACAGGCGTATCTTCTGCTTAAAGAGCTGATGCCCAATGTGCTGCTGTTCAACTCAGACTCACCGAGATTGCCCTTTTTGGCCGGTGAGGTCAGCATCGGTATGATCTGGAACGGCGAAGCCTGGATGGCCGAGCAGGAAAATCCGGCAATCCAGTATGTGTACCCCAAAGAGGGCGCAAGTTTCTGGGTGGACAGCTTTGTCATTCCCAAAGGCGCAAGAAATCCCAAAGGCGCGCATCAGTTTATCAACTTCATGATGAAGCCTGAAGTGGCCAAGGCCTGTGTTGAAGAATACGGCTATCCCACCCCGGTGAAACCGGCCGTTGCCCTGCTGGATTCAAAGATCCAAAGCAACCGGACCATCTTCCCCGGCTCTGGGATTATCAAACAAGGCGAATTTCAGAATGATGTAGGACCGGCCATTGAAATTTATCAACGATACTGGGAAAAACTTCGTACCGGAGATTAG
- the potB gene encoding spermidine/putrescine ABC transporter permease PotB: MKSPDKTKACIILLISGWFILFGVIPLLLLVGTSFLTMDPTNLVKFSFTLKAYFQLFVEPGYIVIFIRSVKLALATTLLCLILGYPFAWFTARMTPKWRTSTLILLMIPFWTNSLVRTYAMRMVLGTHGILNKTLLSMGLIHTPLKIMYTDFAVLAGLFYLMLPFMVLPLYATIEKLDFQLVEAARDLGAGPISALSKVVFPLTLPGIMAGCVMVFVPTMGLYYVASLLGGARQLLVGNLIQQQFLNARNWPLGSATSIILIIFMAVMLIGYGLLLRRFSRERE; encoded by the coding sequence ATGAAGAGTCCTGACAAAACCAAAGCCTGCATCATCCTGCTGATCTCAGGATGGTTCATCCTGTTTGGTGTCATTCCGCTGTTACTGCTTGTCGGCACTAGTTTTCTGACCATGGATCCAACAAATCTGGTCAAATTTTCGTTTACCTTAAAGGCGTATTTTCAGCTGTTCGTTGAGCCCGGATATATCGTTATATTTATCCGGTCGGTAAAATTAGCCCTGGCAACAACACTGCTGTGCCTGATACTGGGATATCCCTTTGCCTGGTTTACGGCCAGAATGACCCCGAAATGGCGCACCTCGACCTTGATACTGTTGATGATTCCCTTCTGGACCAACTCCCTTGTCAGGACCTATGCCATGCGCATGGTGCTGGGCACCCACGGGATACTCAATAAAACACTATTGAGCATGGGACTGATCCACACCCCTTTAAAAATCATGTACACGGATTTTGCAGTGCTGGCAGGGCTTTTTTATCTGATGCTGCCCTTCATGGTGCTGCCGTTGTACGCGACCATTGAAAAACTAGACTTCCAGCTGGTTGAAGCAGCACGGGATCTGGGCGCAGGACCGATCAGTGCACTAAGCAAGGTTGTGTTTCCCCTTACCCTGCCCGGCATCATGGCAGGCTGTGTTATGGTCTTTGTCCCCACCATGGGACTATACTATGTGGCCTCCCTTTTAGGCGGTGCACGCCAGCTGCTTGTGGGAAACCTGATCCAGCAGCAGTTTCTCAATGCCAGAAACTGGCCTTTGGGCTCGGCAACCAGCATCATACTAATTATTTTCATGGCGGTGATGCTGATCGGCTACGGGTTGCTCTTACGCCGTTTCAGCCGGGAAAGGGAGTAG
- a CDS encoding ATP-binding protein, translated as MPHTAPIQQVIPPRDNVRSPDLKSWIMGLLAGMLPPDQQKEPTRPEAAYLMNTAPPIPRGPANLNAMVQNAGSGEKSLIGLLGAGHPDCSDLIALTLCYLVETDPMAGRCLAYLQQPMGGSRPTLSLMAALIRDSGFYPGDNMGNIMANIVQGKAVALGLLQVLNDDSPLPEQPVRLHTPVALNVSGRIFSWPGTRIIEGDDEFNLPPTLARSAACQARSLVQGTRDVLVIRSPSLREKTRAARHIAAALGKKALMIENQEKALPGLGSVCIQKQLLPVLIYDCGPGDQITLPDIVGYHGPMLVLAGHEGAFESNAGQVIAWTIPLPTHEERKDIWDKHLGRPELSGQLAQDHIHGMDRIVELAHLAKRQSIIHQKEAVGIEEIREAAWLRETKGLSAMVQPVRTNVTGNTLVVRPRTQRQLDLLAQRCRMREQLVDNLGITLKARYEMGVKTLFTGPSGTGKTLASSWLANQLSAPLYRVDLAAITSKYIGETEKNLARLLGQSEQEDVVLLFDEADALFGKRTDVKDANDRFANSQTNYLLQRIETYTGVVLLTSNSKARFDAAFTRRLDVIIDFPLPTPKERRAIWLNHLGSFHTLSKGNINQLAMQCELSGGHIRNVVLTAAVIAKSKQASICFETVIHALSDEYQKLGKQMTIELKRILEN; from the coding sequence ATGCCCCATACCGCGCCCATTCAACAGGTGATTCCCCCAAGGGACAATGTGCGTTCCCCGGATCTCAAGAGCTGGATCATGGGGCTGCTGGCAGGCATGCTGCCCCCGGATCAGCAAAAGGAACCGACCCGGCCCGAAGCCGCCTATCTGATGAACACAGCGCCGCCTATACCCCGTGGGCCGGCGAACTTAAATGCTATGGTCCAAAACGCCGGTTCCGGGGAAAAGTCTCTGATCGGACTTCTGGGAGCTGGGCACCCCGATTGTTCCGACCTCATCGCCCTGACCCTGTGTTATCTTGTGGAAACCGATCCCATGGCCGGCCGTTGCCTGGCTTACCTTCAGCAGCCCATGGGCGGGTCCCGGCCCACGTTGAGTTTGATGGCTGCGTTGATCCGGGATTCAGGATTTTATCCGGGTGATAATATGGGAAACATCATGGCAAATATCGTCCAGGGCAAAGCCGTTGCACTGGGCCTTCTTCAGGTGCTCAATGACGACTCTCCCCTGCCGGAACAGCCGGTACGCCTGCATACACCTGTGGCCCTGAACGTGTCAGGACGAATCTTTTCATGGCCCGGAACCCGGATCATAGAGGGCGACGACGAATTTAACCTACCGCCAACCCTTGCCCGAAGCGCAGCGTGTCAGGCCCGGTCCCTGGTCCAGGGCACCCGGGACGTCCTGGTGATCCGGTCGCCGTCCCTCCGGGAAAAAACAAGGGCGGCCCGTCATATTGCCGCGGCCCTTGGGAAAAAGGCACTGATGATTGAAAATCAGGAGAAAGCCCTTCCCGGATTGGGCTCCGTCTGCATTCAAAAACAGCTTTTACCGGTTTTAATTTATGACTGCGGACCCGGGGATCAGATCACCCTTCCGGATATAGTAGGATACCATGGCCCAATGCTTGTACTTGCAGGCCATGAGGGGGCCTTTGAATCCAATGCCGGCCAGGTCATTGCCTGGACCATCCCGTTGCCCACCCACGAGGAACGCAAAGATATATGGGACAAACATCTGGGCCGGCCTGAATTGTCCGGACAACTGGCCCAAGACCATATCCACGGCATGGACAGGATTGTTGAGCTGGCACATCTTGCCAAACGCCAAAGTATCATCCACCAGAAAGAGGCGGTCGGTATAGAGGAAATCCGGGAAGCGGCATGGCTCCGGGAAACCAAGGGCTTAAGTGCCATGGTCCAGCCCGTGAGAACCAACGTCACCGGCAACACCCTGGTGGTTCGGCCCCGGACCCAACGGCAGCTGGATCTACTGGCCCAGCGATGCCGCATGCGCGAACAGCTGGTGGATAACCTAGGCATCACCCTCAAGGCCCGGTACGAAATGGGGGTGAAAACACTATTTACAGGGCCGTCCGGAACGGGCAAGACCTTGGCATCAAGCTGGCTGGCCAACCAGCTGAGCGCGCCGTTGTACCGGGTGGACCTGGCAGCCATTACCAGTAAATACATCGGGGAGACCGAAAAAAACCTGGCCCGGCTTCTGGGGCAGTCGGAACAGGAGGACGTGGTCCTTTTGTTTGACGAAGCCGACGCCCTGTTCGGCAAACGCACCGATGTCAAAGATGCCAATGACCGGTTCGCCAACTCCCAGACCAATTACCTGCTCCAGAGGATCGAAACCTACACCGGGGTGGTACTGCTCACCAGCAACAGCAAGGCCCGGTTCGATGCGGCTTTTACCCGCCGGCTGGACGTGATCATCGACTTCCCCCTGCCCACCCCCAAAGAGCGCCGGGCCATCTGGCTCAATCATCTGGGATCATTCCACACCCTTTCCAAAGGCAACATCAACCAACTGGCCATGCAGTGCGAGCTCTCCGGCGGACATATCCGGAACGTGGTGCTCACGGCGGCTGTGATAGCTAAGAGCAAGCAGGCATCCATTTGCTTTGAAACGGTAATCCATGCCCTGTCGGATGAATACCAGAAATTAGGTAAACAGATGACGATTGAATTGAAAAGAATACTGGAGAATTGA
- a CDS encoding (Fe-S)-binding protein — MTEAVKLDKGKKAAFKTKLMDKLPNGVNLNMCLTCGACASGCPATGLRDMDPRKFVRMVALGMDEELAKHPWVWLCSQCQRCVYVCPMNIDIAAMVFEARASWPRDERPKGIIGSCDMAMRNSCGSAMGISEEDFEWVVGDILEEVQEEQIGWADLEAPVNKEGAHFFLSQNSREPGTEPEEMVPLWKILHMVGADWTYATRGWGGENYCMFLADDESWEKVTRNSIESAMELGCKVYLNTECGHSTFSVWKGQQKFGIETDLEIAPMVQYYAKWIREGKLKPSSDWNKDLKVTFTCQDPCQQVRKSFGDPLAADLRFVIKECVGEENFIDMQPNFSNNFCCGGGGGYLQSGFNEERLKYGEIKKDQIVATGADYCVTPCHNCHDQVHKLADHYECKYHTIHLWTLLAFALGVLGGKERMYLGPDLKPLNMPEGEELEEDY, encoded by the coding sequence ATGACCGAGGCAGTAAAACTTGATAAAGGAAAAAAGGCAGCGTTTAAAACAAAACTAATGGACAAACTGCCTAATGGTGTCAACCTGAATATGTGCCTGACCTGTGGCGCATGCGCTTCCGGCTGCCCGGCAACCGGCCTTAGAGATATGGATCCGCGCAAATTTGTCAGAATGGTGGCCTTGGGCATGGATGAAGAACTGGCCAAGCACCCATGGGTATGGTTGTGCTCCCAGTGCCAGCGGTGTGTCTATGTCTGCCCCATGAATATCGATATCGCGGCAATGGTGTTTGAGGCCCGCGCGTCATGGCCCAGAGACGAAAGACCCAAAGGCATTATAGGTTCCTGTGACATGGCCATGAGAAACTCCTGCGGCAGTGCCATGGGTATTTCCGAAGAGGACTTTGAATGGGTGGTTGGCGACATTCTGGAAGAAGTCCAGGAAGAGCAGATCGGCTGGGCAGACCTTGAAGCACCGGTCAACAAAGAAGGTGCACATTTCTTTTTAAGCCAGAATTCCCGCGAACCAGGCACGGAACCCGAAGAAATGGTTCCCCTTTGGAAAATCCTGCATATGGTTGGTGCAGACTGGACCTACGCCACACGGGGCTGGGGTGGAGAAAATTACTGCATGTTCCTTGCCGATGACGAGAGCTGGGAAAAAGTGACAAGAAACTCCATTGAATCTGCCATGGAACTGGGTTGTAAAGTCTACTTGAACACCGAATGCGGCCACTCCACCTTTTCCGTATGGAAAGGCCAGCAAAAATTCGGTATCGAGACCGATCTTGAAATCGCGCCCATGGTTCAATATTACGCCAAATGGATCCGGGAAGGGAAACTTAAACCCAGTTCAGACTGGAACAAAGACTTAAAAGTTACATTTACCTGCCAGGATCCCTGTCAGCAGGTTCGTAAAAGCTTTGGTGATCCATTGGCCGCAGATTTACGCTTTGTAATCAAAGAGTGTGTCGGTGAAGAAAACTTCATTGACATGCAGCCCAACTTTTCCAACAATTTCTGTTGCGGCGGCGGCGGCGGATATCTTCAGTCCGGCTTTAACGAAGAACGTTTGAAATACGGCGAAATCAAAAAAGACCAGATTGTGGCCACCGGTGCAGACTACTGTGTAACGCCCTGTCACAACTGCCACGATCAAGTTCATAAGCTGGCGGATCACTATGAATGTAAATACCATACCATTCATTTATGGACACTGCTTGCCTTTGCATTAGGCGTGCTTGGTGGCAAGGAACGGATGTATCTTGGGCCGGACCTGAAACCACTTAACATGCCGGAAGGCGAAGAATTGGAAGAAGATTATTAA
- a CDS encoding IscA/HesB family protein, producing MINVSKPAQEQVRMYFEGKEIAPIRIFLNSGGCGGPSLAMALDEKKETDAAFTFDDVEYIIEKDLLEKAGTVDIDFEGTGFRLDSNLKPAGGCSGCSGGTCGA from the coding sequence ATGATTAACGTCAGTAAACCTGCCCAGGAACAGGTCAGGATGTACTTTGAAGGCAAAGAAATTGCACCCATCAGAATCTTTCTTAACAGCGGTGGATGCGGTGGTCCAAGCCTTGCCATGGCTTTGGATGAAAAAAAAGAGACAGATGCCGCATTTACCTTTGATGATGTGGAATACATCATTGAGAAAGATCTTTTGGAAAAGGCCGGCACTGTGGATATCGATTTTGAAGGCACCGGGTTTCGCCTGGATTCCAATCTGAAACCCGCAGGCGGTTGCTCCGGTTGCAGCGGCGGAACCTGCGGCGCTTAA